AAGTGTATTGACACAGACGGGGACAGAACACAGAAACCCACCAGTAATTACTGATGCCAGATGGAGCAGTTTGAAAGACAAACCGCTTGACAAACCAGTGTCCTTCACCATGCTTTTTCAAGCTGTTTCTTTTACTAACATTGCCCCATCTCTTGAAAATAATGCTATTGTATAGAATCTCTATGTTATCATATAGATTGTGCATAgaatatgcgcacacacacactctctctctatcaattcaattttcaattcaaggtgatttattggcatgggaaacatatgttaacattgccaaagcaagtgaagtagataatatacagtggggagaacaagtatttgatacactgccgattttgcaggttttcataggtacacttcaactgtgagagacggaatctaaaacaaaaatccagaaaatcacattgtatgatttttaagtaattcatttgcattttattgcatgacataagtatttgatcaNNNNNNNNNNNNNNNNNNNNNNNNNNNNNNNNNNNNNNNNNNNNNNNNNNNNNNNNNNNNNNNNNNNNNNNNNNNNNNNNNNNNNNNNNNNNNNNNNNNNNNNNNNNNNNNNNNNNNNNNNNNNNNNNNNNNNNNNNNNNNNNNNNNNNNNNNNNNNNNNNNNNNNNNNNNNNNNNNNNNNNNNNNNNNNNNNNNNNNNNNNNNNNNNNNNNNNNNNNNNNNNNNNNNNNNNNNNNNNNNNNNNNNNNNNNNNNNNNNNNNNNNNNNNNNNNNNNNNNNNNNNNNNNNNNNNNNNNNNNNNNNNNNNNNNNNNNNNNNNNNNNNNNNNNNNNNNNNNNNNNNNNNNNNNNNNNNNNNNNNNNNNNNNNNNNNNNNNNNNNNNNNNNNNNNNNNNNNNNNNNNNNNNNNNNNNNNNNNNNNNNNNNNNNNNNNNNNNNNNNNNNNNNNNNNNNNNNNNNNNNNNNNNNNNNNNNNNNNNNNNNNNNNNNNNNNNNNNNNNNNNNNNNNNNNNNNNNNNNNNNNNNNNNNNNNNNNNNNNNNNNNNNNNNNNNNNNNNNNNNNNNNNNNNNNNNNNNNNNNNNNNNNNNNNNNNNNNNNNNNNNNNNNNNNNNNNNNNNNNNNNNNNNNNNNNNNNNNNNNNNNNNNNNNNNNNNNNNNNNNNNNNNNNNNNNNNNNNNNNNNNNNNNNNNNNNNNNNNNNNNNNNNNNNNNNNNNNNNNNNNNNNNNNNNNNNNNNNNNNTGATTCAAAAAATAGagttttttgtctaaactccactcgccgtgtttggaggacgCAAGAAGGATGAGTtaaaccccagaacaccatcccaacggtgaggcatggaggtggaaaacataattctttggggtgctttttctgcaaaggggacagacgctgcaccgtattgaggaggatggatggggccatgtaattgcgagatcttagccaacaacctccttccctcagtaagagcattgagagagggtcgtggctgggtcttccagcatgacaacgacccgaaacaacacagccagacggcaactaaggagtggcctccGTAAGAATatccaaggtcctggagtggcctagccagtctccagacctgaacccaattaaAAACCATCTTTGGAGgtgagctgaaagtccgtattgcccagcgacagccccgaaacctgaaggatctggagaaggtctttaTGGAGGAgtggcaaaatccctgctgcagtgtgtgcaaacctggtccaagaactacaggaaacgtatgatctctgtaattgcaaacaaaggatcagTACAACATATTAAGTTCtgctctgcttttctgatgtatcaaatacttatgtcttgcaataaaatgctaattaattacttaaaaatcatacaatgtgattttcgggatttttgttttagattccgtctctcacagttgaagtgtacctatgataaaaattacagacctctacatgctttgtaagtaggaaaacctgcaaaatcggcagtgtatcaaatacttgttctccccactgtacaaaagtgaaataaacaataaaaatcaacagtaaacattccactcacagaagttccaaaagaataaagacatttcaaatgtcattatgtgtatatatacagtgttgtaatgatgtgcaaatggttaaagtacaaaagggaaaataaataaacatatatataggttgtatttacaatggtgtttgttcttcactggttgcccttttcttgtgacaacaggtcacaaatcttgctgctgtgatggcacactgtggtatttcacccagtagatacgggagtttatcaaaatcgggtttgttttctttctatctctgtctctctctcctttctctccattcactctccttctctctctgcaggtTGAAGAAGATGTCTGTGGGtgacagtggggagaaacaggAGTGGCTCTCTGTGCCCGTGCCCTCCTCCTCTGGCTCCAGTCTGCAGGTGACGGGGCTGGTCCCTGCCACAGAGTACCAGTTCAGTGTCCTGCCACACAACAAAGTGGGCACTGGGCCTTTCAGCGAAATCGCCACCATCCGAACTCTGAGTCAGTACCCGTTGTGTTGAAGTGTCTTCTGTTTACAATGTCTCTTTAGAGCCTGAATTACATTGTCTACTCTAAGGCTGCATGCTTGAATATTATTCTCCAAATTATAGTTCCTAAGTGGTCTATTTTTTTCCGAAGTGTGTTCTGTCTTACGCTTTCAGATCCACTCCCAAGGAGAGCGAAACTAGAGCCACCCACAtcgctgtcagccaatcagagcttGGCAGGTATAGTCCTGCAGTGGTCCCCCTTGTCTCAGTTCCTGCCCATCACTGGATTTGTCCTCCAATCGCGCACTGAGCAAGGGGAGTGGTTCAATCTGGACGAGGACATCGGTGCCAATAGGAGTGTGATGATCGTTCCAGGACTGCGCAAGGTAACCACCAGTTCCTGTTCGTCACTCCCTCAGAGACCAGTCAGCAGACATCAGTCTTAAAGACTCTTATCTCAGTTAGACACCACAGTGGTATTTAAATTAGGAAGCCTCTCTCAGGCTTATCATATGACAGCGATCATCTTTCTTCCTTCTTTCAATCTatgtcctttctcctctctctgtctgcctcctctgtccctctctccttctcttccctacATCTGAATTCAGATGAGCCTGATTAGCATTGCAGGCGCGATCCTATGTTGACAAAGTCTGGTTTCATCCCCACGTCCCTCCgtcctcccctgtgtgtgtgtaggactgtGTGTATGAGCTGCGGCTGCTGTCCCGGCGAGGGGAGTTGCTGAGCGAGCCCAGTCCATCAGTCAACGTCTCCACCATGGGTTAGTGTTTCAGGCTGGGGAGCCAGGCAGAACCAGACTCTGTAACATTACCACAGGCACCACAGGCCCATTACAGAATTAGAACAGCCCTCTGGAGAATACTGGTCTTTTAAGAGTCTGAATTAGGAAATATTGCAGCTAATAACTTATTTAGAATTTGACCATATCTGGCTTTTTTAACATGATATTAATATTTCACCATGGGACTTATTGAAGACGTATATATCAGCGATAGTGTCATGCTTTTATCATGCTGTGTGTTGGACAAGCTGCCCTAGTGTATTTACTGTACGGAATGCATTGTTAACATTTGGTTGTGGTAGAGTTCTGTGTTATGGATGCTGATGTTGCGGTCATGTCACAGGGATGGATATGTACCCTGCCACTTCCCGCTTCCTGGAGTTTGTTCCCGAGCCACTATTGGCTGGAGTGATGGGCGGCGTGGGCTTCCTGTGTTTGGCCCTCATCCTGGTCCTAGGGACAGTGTGTATCTTCAGTCACAAGAGAGACCAGCGACGCAGGAAGATGAAAGATGGTGAAACATTATCACTTACTGATCACATGCACTATGAACACCATTATACAGCATGTAGATGGCTTCCAATACACTTTCCTAAATCATGTGCATAGACACATCGCCATGCTTGTCAACCCCATTCCCCTTTCATTGTAGAATAAGTTAATTTAGTTTACATTGCTAGCTAATTAGGGTCATTCCTCATTAATGTGGCTGATTAATGTGAGTGTAATTAACTTTGAGGCACGGCCCATTGCTGTGCCTCCGGCCATTTTTGTCTGCTTTGATTGGGCTCATATAATTGGGCTTGATTTTGTTTTTGAATGTATTTCCTTTCCATGGTGACTGTGTCATTGTGAATCATCATCCCCCCTTCAGATCTCCCTTCTGTCATCTATAAAAGCCCCCCCTCAACGTAAGTACCCTTCCTCCATAATATCATTAATTGTTCTCCCTCTCGCCATTTTGTTTTACTTACTGTAGAGCTGATTTTTTTTCGGACTTTTAGGAGATTTTAATTTTACCATACCCAGGATCGCCTTAATACCCAGGATCGCTTTAATGTCTTTTTTTTCCTCAAGACTGATATCTTCAAGACAGCTTAAGAAGTCTTCATGACTCGCTATagacacattttcattttttcaAAGACATGACTCAAGATTTCTTCacaaaacatctcaagacatggtGATGGCTcagtaaaatctctctctctctctctctctctctctctctctctctctctctctctctctctctctctctctctctctcctcttctctctctctctctctctctctctctcctctctctcctctctctctcttcctttccttccttccttcctttaaacccctctctctctctctcgtagcaGTCCGCTTGCTAGCAGTCCAGACAGTGTGCTGAAGCAGAAGCTCCTCCCTCCCCACTGCCACCCCCACTATCCCGGCTCCcagtcctcctgctcctcctcccagtCGGACCACTCCTCCTTTGGCAGACCCAGCCACAGTGAATACAAGGACCAGCGCCAGCAGCTGCTCTCCtgccccccacctcctcctcactATGCcgtccaccaccatcaccacctccCCAGGATAGGCTCTTCCCCCTATTCCCCTCTAGAGTTTATCTCTAGAGGTCCAGACGGTCGCTTCATTGTGCAGCCCTACGACCAGTCCTCCGTCCCCTCCTCCCACACCATGAGATCCCTGAGGAAAAACTTCCCACAATCCACTGGGGTCCAGAGGTCAGTGTCCCTTCGCTCTGAGAAGAGCGTGGGGAGGGAGCCGCCTTTCGTCCTCTCAGTGGACCTACCCCCTTGTGgtggaactgaccccaaccccaCGACCAGGGTACGGGCCATGGCCAAACACCTCTCCCTCCACGGACGCTTCTACCTGGATGAGGAGCAGGACAGTTGTGCTGAACATCCGGACAAGAGTAGTCTCTACTCAGACAGTAACTCAGACATGTCCCCCCAGCCAAGCCTGGAGGAGAGCAATCCAGGATACCCATCCCTAAAGCGGGCCGTCCAGCCAGCCACCGCCAGCACCCTGGTCCTACAGATGGAGCATGAGAAGGAGACCGGCAACCTGAGCAGGTGTCTGAAGCTGGcccgggagagagagaagctggagAGAGAGCTACGGAAGTACACACTTGATAGTAACGCTACTTTAGGCGGGAAGAGAGAGGGACCAGGCAGCGacgaggagaggtggagagagtctGAAGAGTGCGATCCAATATGGAAACCTCAGGACAACACTTCACCACACAGTCACACCCATCATCTCAGTCATCCCCAGGTCAACAGGGGGTGCTCAAGCATGGCCAAAGTCCCTTCACCCCCGTCCTATATTCACTGGGAGGCCAGCCCTCTCACTTCAGCCACCAGCCTTGTCCCAGCACATCTCACATCTGAGAGGACAGCGGCCCTCCACTGTGACCCTCCACTCACCCAGTGTCCCTCTCTGTCACCTGTCACACAACACCCCTTCAGGTCAGAGAGAGCAGAGTGTCACTCTAAGGGGAGGGTGAGCCACCAGCCACTAGACAGGCAGGAAGGGATGGAGACTGCAAGGGTCAAGACACacacagggctttgtgatgaaacTCACATGTCAACAGAGTTGAAGAGAGGTGACTTGGAGTCACATGAATGGAACAGCAAGAGCAATCAATTTAATGTCAGCATTTCACACAAGTCTAAGCCAGATGTCTCTGTCAACAAAGTGCCTGGTTCAGGGAGAGTGGAGTTAGCAAGGTCACAGCCATGTGAAGAGTCATCTCTACACACAGCGGTTGACCTCTCAGAATGTGTAGAAATGAGTGTGGATGAACCAGAGGATGAAGGCTCAGTGGATCCTCCTACAATTCCTATAAGGCACCAGAGACATGCCCATCAGGTAAACAATGAGTCCCCATTGGCTGAGAAAGACCACAGAGGACCACAGACCATGAAAGACCACAGAGCCCATCCATTGGCCCACAGGATAAGCCCAGTGCCTAGGGAGGAACGGGAGAAGTGGCACAGAAGGTCATCTCGGAGTAGAAGCCCAGCTACCATTCAGCCTCCTAGGCCGGCGCTCAGGAAGGCTATCAGTCTAGGAGGCTTTCAGAACAGGAACAGCGGCAACCACCAGCGCAGCCAGAGTCTAGACTCCAGGAGACAATCCCTGGGTAACTTCCTGACGCCTGACGCCTGGGTCGACTCTCTCAGCCAGGAGAActgctcctctcccttctccttccgcCCAGACTCTGTCTTCTTTGAACCCGAAAACACCTTAACTCCTGAGACCCCCACCCACACAGAGGCCCCCCTTGCTTCTCCGCCTCCCGCTCCCCCGCCACCTCCCCCCCAGGACCCCCGACCTCCCAGCAGGGCCCCACAGCAGCTCTGTGAAGCATATGGGGGTGATATGCACATCCAAAGCGTAAGAAAACCGGTGCTGGAGAGACAGACGCAGctccccccaacccctccttCAGTGCCTTCCAGCCCCAGTCATCCCCCCCACGACCCCAGGAAGAAGGCTTCCATCTTCCCAGACGCCTACAGGTGGCCCATCACCTACCAGGAGGCCCTGAGGTCGGTGCAGCGCATGGAGGCCAGGAAGAATGCATCTCTCCCCAGGGACCACAGAGAGCACCCCAGACCCCCAGACTGTAGAGGCAGAACCACAGCTCCCTCCCTGCTCAGGGGTTACAGCTGGCCTGCACCTCACCACACTCCTCAGCCAccccaggaggaggagaagaagcagGAGGAGGTAGTagtggaggaggaaaaggagcagCGGTATGGGGGACATGAGGTGGAGATTGGGAGGTATCATCGGGGAGTGCCAGACTCGGGGGGGAGCTACAGTAGCTATGCCAGCCAGAGCAGTGGCAGGGGGAGTCTGGAGCCTCCAAACGGGCGCCTGTCCATCTGCCTGTCCCCAACCCTCACCAGCTCTCCTGAGTCCACCGAGGAGATGCAGGGAAACACAGTGGAGTCACACCTACAGGACATGGAGGCATTGAAAATGTGAGTCTGTCCCTTGAGCTAGTATGTACTTCAGTCTCCCTTTATTTAGTGTCTCTAATGCTCTCTTTCTACATTGTCCCTTTGACATTGAGCAACATGCAACATAATGAATAGCTGATGAGAGAAAATCTTCAACTTTAGCCATTACAAACTTTCCGCTTGTGCGTGTGTTTCTTCAGGAGAAAGGCCTCAGTGGATGAGAATTATGAGTGGGATTCAGCTGATGTGTCCATTCAGCTGGGAGATCAAGACCTTGAAGGTAGAGGTATGAGAGCTATAATGTTCTTTTAAGACTGGCATGCCGCTGTCTGAGCGAAATATGTTCAGAACTGAGTTTAATAACACTAGCTCTGTTGCTTAAGAACAGGCATGTCAAAATAATTTTGCCCCCGGGGCCACATTCTGTCTTCACCGAGGCTTCATGGCAAATTGGGTATATTGCCTTGTCAAGATctgcaaaaaaatatgatttCTATCCAATCTTTTGGGACTTTTTGATGGTTCCGGACTGTCGACACTCTTAGGAGAATAAAACGGTGCTATCTAGATCTTAAAAGGGtccttctgctgtccccataatagaaccctttgaataaccctttttggttccaggtagatcccttttgggttccatgtagaaccctttccacagactgttctacatggaaaccaagagagttctatctggaaccaaaaagggttatcctatggggacagccgaagaagccctttggaacccttttttctaagagtgtagctttCGTTTTGGGGATTGTTAGCGGGCTGAACACGGTGAAGACACTTAGGTCTTTTTTAAAACAATGTCCttcagaaattcttcagtttgattgattgacacccctgctttagatTATGTAAGGATATTTCTAATCCCTATCCAATCGTCTCCTGCTTTAGGCCTGTTCTCCTCAGTTAGTCTACTGAAGTCTACTCCCAGCCTGCACCATTCCAGGGAGGGCCTCAAAGAGTCGGTCCACTTCCAGGGTCATCGCCATGTGACCAGCCGCCACTCAGAACCCGAACCAGAGACTGTGATGTTCTGACAACCCCATCCATCGCGAAGGTCAGCTCAGAGCTCTTATCTCTGTTATTGTGTGTCTGCACAAGAGCATTGATCTGTGTGATTGGCTGTGTTTACCCATGTCTATCCCACCTTATGTATTTAGCTTTACTCTGTGGCTCTTATTGTGTTGGTGTTCATCTTTTTCTTATCTCTTTGTGTGTATCTGTCAGTCTTCTTCTCCTGTTGCTTTCTACTAATATCTcagtgaatgtttgttttatttatacaGACTTCAAACAAGGAGGTGAAAATAGTGTGCCTTCATCGGCAATTCAGCATGGATGTACAGTTGTCAAAACTCTCATCCATGGGataacactgactgactggactggtggACGCTCAGGGCTTAGTGGTTACATTGATTTCTCTCTGCTACTTCTATGGGATACTTGTACTATGAAACTTGTTACCAAGTAAGTGAAAAGGCAGGTACAATCTCTGGTCTCGCTTGCCCGTCATCATGGCACTGTGTACGGAAATACATAATTAATACTCTTGGACTCACGGAAGAACAGTTGGAGGGCCTTTTTATTGCTTTGAGAAAAAGCAATCCACCACTGGGCTGTCACTTTGTCCACTGCTACAACACTTTCAACTTATGACAGAACTATGACGTATGATTGATTTTtctgtgagatggagagagagcgtttGAGAGGGCAGTATGACAGGTCCTTAAAATGAAGGAGGACTGATGGAGAATGTGCCGAAGTAGGCTGCATCATGCCTTTTTTCACGTCGTTTTGTTCCTGGTCTAGTGTGACCGCTTCTGCAGTACAACTATGAGCTCTGAGTAGACGATCAATAATATTACCCAGGAGGTTAACTCACTCGGGTTAATCAGATGTAGCTCTATGAAGAAGGATTGCTTTCTTTTCTACCCATATTCTCAATGTGTAGCTAATCGAATCTCTCATTACTCTCTATTTTTAACCTCATTGATGTTGTGCAATGTTTGATCTGTCTAATGATTTTTTTTGTACCCAGAGTGCagtcgttttttttgtttgtgacTGAGGAGGGTGAGCGTTTGGC
This portion of the Salvelinus sp. IW2-2015 linkage group LG4q.1:29, ASM291031v2, whole genome shotgun sequence genome encodes:
- the igsf9a gene encoding protein turtle homolog A isoform X1; this translates as MGPKRDYFLDVTMVTALCLLWVTHGQKPEVRAKVGGVVEMACRLPLPDAGASVPLHVVEWVRQGFDIPVLIKFGVYAPRVHPNYEGRVSLVRNTVLRVKGLLIEDQGLYECRILLLDKTTDETRNGTWTLLYVTAPPIFSKTPPPVMEALVGNPLSLACVARGNPPPTITWAKDGTLIGGDKVEVLSGTLSLRAVDREAGGQYECLASNAEGNVTHVTKIKVKGPPVIVIPPKDTSLNMTQDAQLQCQAVADPPNMTYVWQREGENVYHIEALKSRVKIMVDGTLLITRITPDDSGNYTCMPTNGLLTPPTASANLTVTHPAQALLMPPQTYLPTGLGGLVSCPVRAQPPLLRVDWTKDGQPLDLAMYPGWTLTSEGSVFMATANDDATGVYTCTPYNSYGTMGQSGPTTVILQDPPSLSVCPRKEYRQEVGRVLVIPCQTTGDPVPSITWSKVGPATRSQYSVAANGSLLLLPLSKDHQGEWVCSVTNRVATVKASTLISVLGTSPHAATLVSVTPGAKQANVSWEPGFDGGYTQKFTVWLKKMSVGDSGEKQEWLSVPVPSSSGSSLQVTGLVPATEYQFSVLPHNKVGTGPFSEIATIRTLNPLPRRAKLEPPTSLSANQSLAGIVLQWSPLSQFLPITGFVLQSRTEQGEWFNLDEDIGANRSVMIVPGLRKDCVYELRLLSRRGELLSEPSPSVNVSTMGMDMYPATSRFLEFVPEPLLAGVMGGVGFLCLALILVLGTVCIFSHKRDQRRRKMKDDLPSVIYKSPPSTSPLASSPDSVLKQKLLPPHCHPHYPGSQSSCSSSQSDHSSFGRPSHSEYKDQRQQLLSCPPPPPHYAVHHHHHLPRIGSSPYSPLEFISRGPDGRFIVQPYDQSSVPSSHTMRSLRKNFPQSTGVQRSVSLRSEKSVGREPPFVLSVDLPPCGGTDPNPTTRVRAMAKHLSLHGRFYLDEEQDSCAEHPDKSSLYSDSNSDMSPQPSLEESNPGYPSLKRAVQPATASTLVLQMEHEKETGNLSRCLKLAREREKLERELRKYTLDSNATLGGKREGPGSDEERWRESEECDPIWKPQDNTSPHSHTHHLSHPQVNRGCSSMAKVPSPPSYIHWEASPLTSATSLVPAHLTSERTAALHCDPPLTQCPSLSPVTQHPFRSERAECHSKGRVSHQPLDRQEGMETARVKTHTGLCDETHMSTELKRGDLESHEWNSKSNQFNVSISHKSKPDVSVNKVPGSGRVELARSQPCEESSLHTAVDLSECVEMSVDEPEDEGSVDPPTIPIRHQRHAHQVNNESPLAEKDHRGPQTMKDHRAHPLAHRISPVPREEREKWHRRSSRSRSPATIQPPRPALRKAISLGGFQNRNSGNHQRSQSLDSRRQSLGNFLTPDAWVDSLSQENCSSPFSFRPDSVFFEPENTLTPETPTHTEAPLASPPPAPPPPPPQDPRPPSRAPQQLCEAYGGDMHIQSVRKPVLERQTQLPPTPPSVPSSPSHPPHDPRKKASIFPDAYRWPITYQEALRSVQRMEARKNASLPRDHREHPRPPDCRGRTTAPSLLRGYSWPAPHHTPQPPQEEEKKQEEVVVEEEKEQRYGGHEVEIGRYHRGVPDSGGSYSSYASQSSGRGSLEPPNGRLSICLSPTLTSSPESTEEMQGNTVESHLQDMEALKMRKASVDENYEWDSADVSIQLGDQDLEGRGLFSSVSLLKSTPSLHHSREGLKESVHFQGHRHVTSRHSEPEPETVMF
- the igsf9a gene encoding protein turtle homolog A isoform X2, whose product is MGPKRDYFLDVTMVTALCLLWVTHGQKPEVRAKVGGVVEMACRLPLPDAGASVPLHVVEWVRQGFDIPVLIKFGVYAPRVHPNYEGRVSLVRNTVLRVKGLLIEDQGLYECRILLLDKTTDETRNGTWTLLYVTAPPIFSKTPPPVMEALVGNPLSLACVARGNPPPTITWAKDGTLIGGDKVEVLSGTLSLRAVDREAGGQYECLASNAEGNVTHVTKIKVKGPPVIVIPPKDTSLNMTQDAQLQCQAVADPPNMTYVWQREGENVYHIEALKSRVKIMVDGTLLITRITPDDSGNYTCMPTNGLLTPPTASANLTVTHPAQALLMPPQTYLPTGLGGLVSCPVRAQPPLLRVDWTKDGQPLDLAMYPGWTLTSEGSVFMATANDDATGVYTCTPYNSYGTMGQSGPTTVILQDPPSLSVCPRKEYRQEVGRVLVIPCQTTGDPVPSITWSKVGPATRSQYSVAANGSLLLLPLSKDHQGEWVCSVTNRVATVKASTLISVLGTSPHAATLVSVTPGAKQANVSWEPGFDGGYTQKFTVWLKKMSVGDSGEKQEWLSVPVPSSSGSSLQVTGLVPATEYQFSVLPHNKVGTGPFSEIATIRTLNPLPRRAKLEPPTSLSANQSLAGIVLQWSPLSQFLPITGFVLQSRTEQGEWFNLDEDIGANRSVMIVPGLRKDCVYELRLLSRRGELLSEPSPSVNVSTMGMDMYPATSRFLEFVPEPLLAGVMGGVGFLCLALILVLGTVCIFSHKRDQRRRKMKDDLPSVIYKSPPSTSLASSPDSVLKQKLLPPHCHPHYPGSQSSCSSSQSDHSSFGRPSHSEYKDQRQQLLSCPPPPPHYAVHHHHHLPRIGSSPYSPLEFISRGPDGRFIVQPYDQSSVPSSHTMRSLRKNFPQSTGVQRSVSLRSEKSVGREPPFVLSVDLPPCGGTDPNPTTRVRAMAKHLSLHGRFYLDEEQDSCAEHPDKSSLYSDSNSDMSPQPSLEESNPGYPSLKRAVQPATASTLVLQMEHEKETGNLSRCLKLAREREKLERELRKYTLDSNATLGGKREGPGSDEERWRESEECDPIWKPQDNTSPHSHTHHLSHPQVNRGCSSMAKVPSPPSYIHWEASPLTSATSLVPAHLTSERTAALHCDPPLTQCPSLSPVTQHPFRSERAECHSKGRVSHQPLDRQEGMETARVKTHTGLCDETHMSTELKRGDLESHEWNSKSNQFNVSISHKSKPDVSVNKVPGSGRVELARSQPCEESSLHTAVDLSECVEMSVDEPEDEGSVDPPTIPIRHQRHAHQVNNESPLAEKDHRGPQTMKDHRAHPLAHRISPVPREEREKWHRRSSRSRSPATIQPPRPALRKAISLGGFQNRNSGNHQRSQSLDSRRQSLGNFLTPDAWVDSLSQENCSSPFSFRPDSVFFEPENTLTPETPTHTEAPLASPPPAPPPPPPQDPRPPSRAPQQLCEAYGGDMHIQSVRKPVLERQTQLPPTPPSVPSSPSHPPHDPRKKASIFPDAYRWPITYQEALRSVQRMEARKNASLPRDHREHPRPPDCRGRTTAPSLLRGYSWPAPHHTPQPPQEEEKKQEEVVVEEEKEQRYGGHEVEIGRYHRGVPDSGGSYSSYASQSSGRGSLEPPNGRLSICLSPTLTSSPESTEEMQGNTVESHLQDMEALKMRKASVDENYEWDSADVSIQLGDQDLEGRGLFSSVSLLKSTPSLHHSREGLKESVHFQGHRHVTSRHSEPEPETVMF
- the igsf9a gene encoding protein turtle homolog A isoform X3 encodes the protein MGPKRDYFLDVTMVTALCLLWVTHGQKPEVRAKVGGVVEMACRLPLPDAGASVPLHVVEWVRQGFDIPVLIKFGVYAPRVHPNYEGRVSLVRNTVLRVKGLLIEDQGLYECRILLLDKTTDETRNGTWTLLYVTAPPIFSKTPPPVMEALVGNPLSLACVARGNPPPTITWAKDGTLIGGDKVEVLSGTLSLRAVDREAGGQYECLASNAEGNVTHVTKIKVKGPPVIVIPPKDTSLNMTQDAQLQCQAVADPPNMTYVWQREGENVYHIEALKSRVKIMVDGTLLITRITPDDSGNYTCMPTNGLLTPPTASANLTVTHPAQALLMPPQTYLPTGLGGLVSCPVRAQPPLLRVDWTKDGQPLDLAMYPGWTLTSEGSVFMATANDDATGVYTCTPYNSYGTMGQSGPTTVILQDPPSLSVCPRKEYRQEVGRVLVIPCQTTGDPVPSITWSKVGPATRSQYSVAANGSLLLLPLSKDHQGEWVCSVTNRVATVKASTLISVLGTSPHAATLVSVTPGAKQANVSWEPGFDGGYTQKFTVWLKKMSVGDSGEKQEWLSVPVPSSSGSSLQVTGLVPATEYQFSVLPHNKVGTGPFSEIATIRTLNPLPRRAKLEPPTSLSANQSLAGIVLQWSPLSQFLPITGFVLQSRTEQGEWFNLDEDIGANRSVMIVPGLRKDCVYELRLLSRRGELLSEPSPSVNVSTMGMDMYPATSRFLEFVPEPLLAGVMGGVGFLCLALILVLGTVCIFSHKRDQRRRKMKDDLPSVIYKSPPSTSPLASSPDSVLKQKLLPPHCHPHYPGSQSSCSSSQSDHSSFGRPSHSEYKDQRQQLLSCPPPPPHYAVHHHHHLPRIGSSPYSPLEFISRGPDGRFIVQPYDQSSVPSSHTMRSLRKNFPQSTGVQRSVSLRSEKSVGREPPFVLSVDLPPCGGTDPNPTTRVRAMAKHLSLHGRFYLDEEQDSCAEHPDKSSLYSDSNSDMSPQPSLEESNPGYPSLKRAVQPATASTLVLQMEHEKETGNLSRCLKLAREREKLERELRKYTLDSNATLGGKREGPGSDEERWRESEECDPIWKPQDNTSPHSHTHHLSHPQVNRGCSSMAKVPSPPSYIHWEASPLTSATSLVPAHLTSERTAALHCDPPLTQCPSLSPVTQHPFRSERAECHSKGRVSHQPLDRQEGMETARVKTHTGLCDETHMSTELKRGDLESHEWNSKSNQFNVSISHKSKPDVSVNKVPGSGRVELARSQPCEESSLHTAVDLSECVEMSVDEPEDEGSVDPPTIPIRHQRHAHQVNNESPLAEKDHRGPQTMKDHRAHPLAHRISPVPREEREKWHRRSSRSRSPATIQPPRPALRKAISLGGFQNRNSGNHQRSQSLDSRRQSLGNFLTPDAWVDSLSQENCSSPFSFRPDSVFFEPENTLTPETPTHTEAPLASPPPAPPPPPPQDPRPPSRAPQQLCEAYGGDMHIQSVRKPVLERQTQLPPTPPSVPSSPSHPPHDPRKKASIFPDAYRWPITYQEALRSVQRMEARKNASLPRDHREHPRPPDCRGRTTAPSLLRGYSWPAPHHTPQPPQEEEKKQEEVVVEEEKEQRYGGHEVEIGRYHRGVPDSGGSYSSYASQSSGRGSLEPPNGRLSICLSPTLTSSPESTEEMQGNTVESHLQDMEALKMRKASVDENYEWDSADVSIQLGDQDLEGLFSSVSLLKSTPSLHHSREGLKESVHFQGHRHVTSRHSEPEPETVMF